A section of the Spirosoma pollinicola genome encodes:
- a CDS encoding M43 family zinc metalloprotease, with the protein MFRLLLSLTLLVLLTSQLQAQTPQQCATMQMDSVLRARHPELGTLADFERALQKKMVDLKKQMANGRTGLATVITIPVVVHVVHNGEAVGSGRNISQAQVQAQLVTLNEDYRRKAGTRGFNDNPLGADIEIEFCSAVVNPQGQAMAEPGIDRYNGNQANWNQNNIEGVLKPSTYWNPDKYYNIWVVDLNDVVSGGGQLLGYAQFPSQSNLAGIPTDSPASTDGVVIDYRSFGNAEKGNFPTMRATYNLGRTLSHETGHWLGLRHIWGDANCGDDFCADTPPQASASSGCPLGRVSCGSTNMVQNYMDYSNDACMNIFTLNQKDRIRAVMALSPRRLSLLSSNVCGTQVATRPVSNFRADNQQVLLGGQIKFTDLSDGFPTSWSWTFEGGTPATSTAQNPTVTYNQPGIFSVTLVTTNAIGQSTPLVRTKYIEVLNQGLCNEITNFNGTPSVLREVNGTGYVAGQNSHRSQAVSEFFANKLAYTNLAGASIKFGVAKAAKGATSESVVTVTVWNGRGFQGGPGAILGEKDVPLRVILADVAANRPTTVTFDKNVPVSGLAYHVGVAFPYASGDTVAVVTTKNGESLDATSWRRNSQGNWLRYADSLGLNVAHNIVARVGQKPSVQVAASSIFINPGETVTLDARGASVFTWVGNGLNTTLGPQVIAQPTQTASYTVVGSGLDLCSTTAVVTVNVRAGTVTASTPLAEQALQVTPNPSDGQMMVLFSGPQRGALTLGVRSITGVELMKQSHQKTSDTFQQTLDIKYAPTGVYFVEIRLGEDVFRKRVVKQ; encoded by the coding sequence ATGTTTCGACTACTACTCAGCCTTACATTGCTCGTTCTGTTGACTTCGCAGCTACAGGCGCAGACACCTCAGCAGTGCGCAACCATGCAAATGGATAGCGTGTTGCGTGCCCGGCATCCTGAACTGGGCACTCTCGCCGATTTTGAGCGGGCCTTGCAGAAGAAAATGGTTGACCTCAAAAAACAAATGGCGAATGGTCGAACGGGTTTGGCTACCGTTATCACCATTCCCGTTGTCGTTCACGTGGTGCATAACGGCGAAGCTGTAGGTTCAGGGCGAAATATCAGTCAGGCACAAGTGCAGGCGCAACTGGTAACACTCAATGAAGATTATCGCCGTAAAGCCGGTACGCGGGGGTTTAATGACAACCCGCTTGGAGCTGATATAGAAATCGAATTTTGCTCGGCGGTGGTCAACCCACAGGGACAGGCAATGGCCGAGCCGGGTATTGACCGGTACAATGGGAACCAGGCCAACTGGAACCAGAACAATATTGAAGGCGTACTGAAGCCCAGTACCTACTGGAATCCCGACAAATACTACAACATCTGGGTAGTAGATCTCAATGATGTTGTGTCGGGTGGCGGGCAGTTGCTGGGCTATGCACAGTTTCCGAGCCAGTCAAATCTGGCGGGTATTCCAACCGACAGTCCGGCCAGTACAGATGGTGTTGTGATCGACTATCGTTCGTTTGGTAATGCCGAAAAAGGCAACTTTCCAACCATGCGGGCTACCTATAACCTGGGGCGCACACTATCGCACGAAACCGGTCACTGGCTGGGTCTGCGTCATATTTGGGGCGATGCCAACTGTGGTGATGATTTCTGTGCTGATACGCCCCCGCAGGCATCGGCCAGCAGCGGTTGCCCCCTGGGGCGGGTGAGTTGCGGGTCCACTAACATGGTGCAGAATTACATGGACTACTCCAACGATGCCTGCATGAATATCTTTACCCTGAATCAGAAAGACCGTATCCGGGCTGTTATGGCGCTTAGTCCCCGACGGCTCAGTCTGTTATCATCCAACGTATGCGGCACGCAGGTGGCTACCCGCCCGGTATCAAACTTCCGGGCTGATAATCAACAGGTTTTATTGGGCGGACAGATCAAGTTTACGGACCTGTCAGACGGATTCCCGACGAGTTGGTCATGGACATTTGAGGGCGGCACGCCAGCTACGTCAACCGCGCAAAATCCTACGGTTACCTATAATCAGCCGGGTATATTTTCTGTAACGCTGGTCACCACCAATGCCATCGGCCAGTCGACGCCATTGGTTCGTACAAAATACATTGAAGTACTGAATCAGGGACTCTGCAACGAGATCACCAACTTCAACGGAACTCCCAGCGTGTTGCGGGAAGTAAACGGCACGGGTTATGTAGCGGGTCAAAATAGTCATCGGAGTCAGGCTGTGTCGGAGTTTTTTGCCAATAAACTGGCCTATACCAATCTGGCCGGGGCATCTATCAAGTTTGGTGTTGCCAAAGCCGCTAAAGGCGCCACCAGCGAATCGGTTGTGACGGTTACTGTCTGGAACGGACGTGGTTTTCAGGGTGGTCCCGGTGCGATTCTGGGCGAGAAAGATGTGCCGCTGCGGGTTATTCTGGCCGACGTGGCCGCCAACCGCCCAACCACCGTTACCTTCGATAAGAACGTACCGGTAAGCGGTCTGGCTTACCATGTGGGCGTGGCCTTCCCCTATGCCTCGGGCGATACTGTTGCGGTAGTGACCACGAAAAACGGGGAATCGCTGGACGCAACATCCTGGCGGAGAAATTCGCAGGGCAACTGGCTTCGGTATGCCGATAGTCTGGGGCTGAATGTAGCGCACAATATTGTGGCCCGCGTGGGTCAGAAGCCATCGGTGCAGGTAGCGGCATCGTCAATCTTTATAAACCCCGGCGAAACCGTTACGCTGGATGCCCGTGGAGCCAGCGTCTTTACCTGGGTGGGCAACGGTTTGAATACGACCCTGGGGCCGCAGGTGATTGCCCAGCCAACCCAAACCGCTTCGTATACTGTGGTAGGATCAGGACTGGATTTGTGCAGTACCACAGCGGTCGTTACGGTTAACGTTCGGGCTGGCACCGTAACGGCATCAACGCCACTGGCCGAACAGGCGCTTCAAGTAACGCCTAACCCCAGCGATGGGCAGATGATGGTGCTCTTCAGCGGCCCGCAGCGGGGTGCCCTCACCCTGGGCGTTCGTAGCATTACCGGCGTTGAACTAATGAAGCAAAGTCATCAAAAAACAAGCGATACCTTCCAGCAAACACTCGACATTAAATATGCCCCAACGGGTGTATATTTTGTCGAGATTAGGCTAGGGGAGGATGTGTTTAGGAAACGGGTGGTGAAGCAGTAA
- a CDS encoding RagB/SusD family nutrient uptake outer membrane protein gives MIRFFRYSILITLVSLAACQEVLEPKPVTLLVDELVLNEPNDVQPVRIGLYSAFRGMASPNIIAGDFTADYIQANGTFTDNIELGTKRITATNGAVDALWATIYNTVYVANFIMERLPLLTTVPEATRKQVLAEAHFLRGWANFIGVYTFGDIPKVTSTNQVANTTIARTAKADMLASVLADYQAALADLPAVTSASTNAITNASFMNKVNCQAALARYYLYQKNWVQAEALATVVINSGVYTLEANYSDLVSKDFTHEAILEVGYNLTDDPGTTAYSLNNLLVGRREVIPSNQLIVLLTSAEAGTRNTTITFNAQQQRGNDNGWTVRKYGTASEDNNNIVLIRLAEMYLIRAEARAQQGKLTGTTGAIADLNVLRTRAKAPAITAAAQADVLLAVERERVYELAFEGQRWYDLVRTGRAQAVMSAFTANWNSRYELWPIPQREIQQNTALTQNPGY, from the coding sequence ATGATTCGTTTCTTCCGATATAGTATATTGATAACACTGGTTAGCCTGGCAGCCTGTCAGGAGGTATTGGAGCCTAAACCCGTTACCCTGCTGGTAGATGAGCTGGTGCTCAACGAACCCAATGATGTGCAGCCGGTTCGGATTGGACTCTATAGTGCGTTTCGGGGAATGGCTTCGCCTAACATTATTGCCGGCGATTTTACGGCCGATTACATCCAGGCAAACGGCACGTTTACCGACAATATTGAACTTGGGACGAAGCGCATTACAGCCACCAACGGCGCTGTGGATGCGCTCTGGGCTACTATCTATAATACGGTATACGTAGCCAATTTTATCATGGAGCGTTTGCCTTTACTAACTACAGTGCCCGAAGCTACCCGCAAGCAGGTGTTGGCCGAAGCGCACTTTCTGAGGGGATGGGCCAATTTTATTGGTGTTTACACCTTCGGCGATATACCCAAGGTTACGTCCACAAATCAGGTAGCCAATACGACGATTGCACGCACCGCCAAAGCCGATATGCTGGCATCTGTGTTGGCTGACTATCAGGCGGCTCTGGCCGATCTTCCGGCGGTGACATCTGCCTCGACCAACGCTATAACCAATGCGTCTTTTATGAACAAGGTAAATTGTCAGGCCGCTTTAGCCCGGTATTACCTGTATCAGAAAAACTGGGTACAAGCCGAAGCCCTCGCTACAGTGGTGATCAACTCCGGCGTTTATACGCTGGAGGCTAACTACTCGGACCTTGTTTCGAAAGATTTTACGCATGAGGCCATTCTTGAAGTTGGCTATAACCTGACAGATGATCCGGGTACAACGGCCTATAGCCTGAACAATTTACTGGTTGGCCGTCGGGAGGTGATTCCATCGAACCAATTGATTGTCTTGTTGACCTCTGCCGAAGCGGGCACGCGCAATACTACCATTACCTTCAACGCACAGCAACAACGTGGCAATGACAACGGCTGGACGGTACGCAAATATGGTACGGCATCGGAAGATAATAACAACATCGTTCTTATACGCCTGGCCGAAATGTACCTGATTCGGGCAGAGGCCCGGGCGCAACAGGGCAAACTGACGGGTACAACCGGTGCAATTGCCGATTTAAATGTTTTGCGTACACGGGCAAAGGCTCCGGCCATCACAGCAGCCGCTCAGGCTGATGTACTATTGGCCGTTGAGCGGGAGCGCGTATATGAACTGGCTTTTGAAGGGCAACGCTGGTATGACCTGGTTCGGACCGGGCGGGCACAGGCGGTTATGTCGGCGTTTACTGCCAACTGGAATAGTCGCTATGAACTCTGGCCAATACCACAGCGGGAAATTCAACAAAATACGGCCCTCACGCAAAATCCTGGCTATTAA